One Ignavibacterium sp. DNA segment encodes these proteins:
- the atpF gene encoding F0F1 ATP synthase subunit B, which translates to MIANILFAVIALIVSEGESAEGGLLSVNGGLAFWTVVTFLLLVLLLSKFAWKPILSALKQREDAIKDSLEQADKAKEEAKKILAENQNNLAKAEEESKKIIEQSRQFAENLKEQMLKESKEQAQKLIADAAEEIERKKNAAFDELKNQIADISIKAAEKLLKENLDAEKNKKLVDKYISDISKN; encoded by the coding sequence ATGATTGCAAATATATTATTTGCTGTTATTGCCTTGATTGTATCTGAAGGTGAAAGTGCTGAAGGTGGACTGCTTTCTGTTAATGGCGGATTAGCATTTTGGACTGTAGTTACTTTTCTACTTCTTGTTTTACTGCTTTCCAAATTTGCCTGGAAGCCTATTCTTTCTGCATTAAAACAAAGAGAAGATGCTATCAAAGATTCATTAGAGCAAGCAGATAAAGCTAAAGAAGAAGCAAAGAAAATTCTTGCTGAAAATCAGAATAATCTGGCAAAAGCAGAGGAAGAATCAAAAAAGATTATCGAACAGAGCAGACAATTTGCCGAGAATCTGAAAGAACAGATGTTGAAGGAAAGTAAAGAACAGGCTCAAAAACTTATCGCTGATGCTGCTGAAGAGATTGAAAGAAAGAAAAATGCTGCATTTGATGAATTGAAAAATCAAATTGCAGATATTTCGATTAAAGCTGCTGAAAAGCTCTTGAAAGAGAACCTTGATGCAGAAAAAAATAAAAAATTGGTTGATAAATACATCAGCGATATATCTAAGAACTAA
- the atpH gene encoding ATP synthase F1 subunit delta produces MASSKVAIRYSKSFIDTSIEKNILDKVAKDFEFVASTFESSADLLRAIKSPVIKSETKKNILTEVFSNRISKDSLDFISFVITKGREEILVDILKAFESLKDKHVGVVKVDVTTAFDLSDDQKQQLQQKFGSYLKVKAILTYKVDKNLIGGFVARVGDTVYNASIVHQLGLLKKEFLQGSTTLN; encoded by the coding sequence ATGGCTTCATCTAAAGTTGCAATAAGATATTCCAAGTCCTTCATTGATACTTCAATCGAAAAAAATATTCTCGATAAAGTTGCTAAGGATTTTGAGTTTGTTGCCAGTACATTCGAGAGCAGTGCTGATTTATTAAGAGCAATTAAAAGTCCTGTTATAAAAAGTGAAACAAAGAAGAATATCCTTACTGAAGTTTTTAGTAACAGGATTAGTAAAGATTCATTAGATTTTATTTCTTTTGTAATTACTAAGGGCAGAGAAGAGATATTAGTTGATATTCTGAAAGCTTTTGAATCATTAAAAGATAAGCATGTTGGGGTTGTAAAAGTTGATGTTACAACTGCCTTTGATTTATCAGATGATCAAAAGCAACAGCTACAGCAAAAGTTTGGATCCTATTTAAAGGTAAAAGCAATATTAACATATAAGGTTGATAAGAATTTAATCGGTGGATTTGTTGCCAGAGTTGGTGATACAGTTTATAATGCATCAATTGTTCATCAACTGGGATTGCTAAAAAAAGAATTTTTACAAGGTAGTACTACATTAAATTAA
- the atpA gene encoding F0F1 ATP synthase subunit alpha yields MAEVRPDEVSAILRKQLSGFESEVDIYDVGTVLQVGDGIARVYGLSQVMASELVEFPNDVFGMVLNLEEDSVGCVLFGDTTLVKEGDTVKRTKRVASMPVGDAMLGRVITPLGIPIDGKGTINTSKFLPIERKALGVIQRQPVKEPLQTGIAAVDSMIPIGRGQRELIIGDRQTGKTAVAIDAIINQKYTHTQEAKSLGIEPVYCVYVAVGQKESTVAQVVAKLEENGAMAYTTVISAAASEPAPLQFIAPYSGATLGEYFRDNGKHSLCIYDDLSKQAQAYRELSLLLRRPPGREAYPGDVFYLHSRLLERASKLSNEEGGGSLTALPIIETQQGDVSAYIPTNVISITDGQIYLESNLFNAGIRPAINVGISVSRVGGNAQIKAMKKVAGSLKLDLAQYRELEAFAKFGSDLDKATQKTLAKGARLVELLKQGQYSPVPVEKQVVALYFGTKGFMDDIPVKDVKRFEKEVLEFIDVKYKSIFESIKKDKDISKDTDELLQKAGKEFLSVFK; encoded by the coding sequence ATGGCAGAAGTTAGACCTGATGAAGTATCTGCAATATTAAGAAAACAACTTTCAGGATTCGAAAGTGAAGTTGATATTTATGATGTTGGAACCGTTTTACAGGTTGGTGATGGCATTGCCCGTGTCTATGGGCTTTCACAAGTTATGGCTAGTGAATTAGTTGAATTCCCAAATGATGTTTTCGGAATGGTATTAAACCTTGAAGAAGACAGCGTTGGCTGCGTATTATTTGGTGATACAACTCTTGTTAAAGAAGGTGATACAGTAAAAAGAACAAAAAGAGTTGCTTCCATGCCTGTCGGTGATGCAATGCTTGGACGGGTTATTACTCCACTTGGAATTCCGATTGATGGTAAAGGAACAATTAACACTTCAAAGTTTTTACCGATTGAAAGAAAAGCACTCGGTGTTATTCAAAGGCAGCCTGTTAAGGAACCATTACAAACGGGTATTGCTGCGGTTGATTCTATGATCCCTATTGGAAGAGGACAAAGAGAATTAATCATCGGTGATAGACAAACAGGTAAAACTGCAGTTGCTATTGATGCAATTATTAATCAGAAATATACTCATACCCAAGAAGCAAAATCACTTGGCATTGAACCAGTTTATTGTGTATATGTAGCGGTCGGACAAAAGGAATCAACAGTGGCACAAGTTGTTGCTAAGCTGGAAGAAAATGGTGCAATGGCTTACACAACAGTTATTTCTGCAGCCGCTTCAGAACCAGCTCCTTTACAGTTTATTGCACCTTATTCAGGCGCAACTTTAGGCGAGTATTTCAGAGATAATGGTAAACACTCACTTTGCATTTATGATGATCTTTCAAAACAAGCGCAAGCATACAGAGAACTTTCTTTATTGTTGAGAAGACCGCCCGGACGTGAAGCATATCCCGGCGATGTTTTCTATCTTCACTCAAGACTGCTTGAAAGAGCTTCAAAGTTAAGTAATGAAGAAGGCGGCGGAAGCTTAACTGCATTGCCGATTATTGAAACTCAGCAAGGTGACGTATCAGCATATATTCCTACAAATGTAATTTCTATTACTGATGGTCAGATTTATTTGGAATCTAATTTATTTAATGCTGGTATCAGACCCGCAATAAATGTTGGTATTTCTGTTTCGCGTGTTGGCGGTAATGCACAAATAAAAGCAATGAAAAAAGTTGCCGGAAGTTTGAAATTAGACCTCGCACAGTACAGGGAGTTGGAAGCATTTGCAAAATTTGGTTCTGATCTTGATAAAGCCACACAAAAAACATTAGCTAAAGGTGCAAGATTAGTTGAATTGTTAAAACAAGGACAATACTCTCCTGTACCGGTTGAGAAGCAGGTGGTTGCACTTTATTTTGGTACAAAAGGATTTATGGACGATATACCTGTTAAAGATGTTAAACGGTTTGAAAAAGAAGTTCTGGAATTTATTGATGTAAAGTATAAATCAATTTTTGAATCTATAAAAAAGGATAAAGATATCAGTAAAGATACTGATGAGTTATTACAGAAAGCAGGGAAAGAATTTCTTTCTGTATTCAAATAG
- the atpG gene encoding ATP synthase F1 subunit gamma, translating to MATLRDIKLRIIGVKSTQKITKAMKMVAAAKLRRATESILNARPYSKKISTLLSHLVTEEDRSLNPLFFQREVKNVAIVVVTADRGLCGAFNTNIIKEAIRYIEEEVNNSNKNYSLYCLGKKGSDYFSKRNYNIGHTFPGIFSQLNYAVAQNLVNELIAKYSDGTIDKVILIFNEFKSIIQQKIVVEQFLPIEAPEKEKSDKYETENYILEPDQKSIFNYLMPKHLKAQMWRVLLESNASEFAARMTAMDNATTNAKELIRTLSLTYNSKRQAAITTEILEIVSGANALKES from the coding sequence ATGGCTACTTTAAGAGATATAAAGCTTAGAATAATAGGTGTTAAAAGCACTCAGAAGATTACTAAAGCAATGAAGATGGTTGCTGCTGCAAAATTACGCCGTGCAACAGAATCTATATTAAATGCACGACCCTATTCTAAGAAAATATCAACACTGCTCTCGCATTTGGTTACTGAGGAAGACAGAAGTTTAAATCCTTTATTTTTTCAAAGAGAAGTTAAAAATGTTGCTATTGTAGTTGTTACTGCCGATCGTGGACTTTGTGGAGCTTTTAATACCAATATCATTAAAGAAGCCATCAGATATATTGAAGAAGAAGTTAACAACTCTAACAAAAATTATTCACTTTATTGTCTTGGCAAAAAAGGTTCTGATTATTTCAGTAAAAGGAATTATAATATTGGTCATACATTCCCGGGTATATTCTCACAGCTTAATTACGCTGTTGCACAAAATTTAGTCAACGAGCTGATTGCTAAGTATTCAGATGGTACAATAGATAAAGTAATTTTGATTTTTAATGAGTTTAAATCAATAATTCAACAAAAAATAGTTGTTGAACAGTTTCTGCCAATTGAAGCCCCAGAGAAAGAAAAATCGGATAAATATGAAACTGAAAACTATATCTTGGAACCAGACCAAAAGTCAATATTCAATTATTTGATGCCCAAACATCTTAAAGCTCAGATGTGGAGAGTGTTGTTGGAATCAAACGCTTCTGAATTTGCGGCAAGAATGACAGCAATGGATAACGCAACAACCAATGCTAAAGAATTAATCAGAACTTTAAGTCTTACTTATAATAGTAAACGTCAAGCTGCTATTACCACAGAAATTCTTGAGATTGTATCCGGTGCCAATGCACTGAAAGAAAGTTAA
- the ffh gene encoding signal recognition particle protein produces MFEELSIKLESALKKVTGQGKLTEANISDTLRDIRRILLDADVNFKVAKEFIENVKVKALGKEVLASISPGQLITKIIYDELTELLGGGNKELQLNPAGITTLMVVGLQGSGKTTFCGKLAKRLNEHKRKVLLVAADIYRPAAIEQLKLLGKQIDVEVFSLEEKDAKKVAVDSVKFAKEKNINTVIIDTAGRLHIDEQMMQEVSDIKNLVNPTETLFVVDSMAGQDAVNSAKAFNETVNFDGIVLTKLDGDSRGGAALSIRSVVGKPIKFISNGEKLDNLEAFFPERLASRILGKGDVVSLVEKAQASFEEFEAEKLEEKLRKNKFDFDDFLKQIKVIKKMGSLSSLIGMIPGVGSKIKNSQIDDKALVKVEAIINSMTKEERTTPKVLNGNRRKRIARGSGTSIQDVNRLIKQFSEMQRMMSTLSKKGIPSSMRNFKFN; encoded by the coding sequence ATGTTTGAAGAATTGTCTATAAAATTAGAATCGGCATTAAAAAAAGTTACCGGACAAGGTAAGCTAACCGAAGCTAATATTTCTGATACTTTGCGTGACATCAGAAGAATTCTTCTTGATGCGGATGTTAATTTTAAAGTAGCAAAAGAATTTATTGAAAATGTAAAAGTAAAAGCTCTGGGTAAAGAAGTTCTTGCTTCTATTTCTCCTGGGCAGCTTATTACTAAAATTATTTATGACGAGCTAACTGAATTACTTGGTGGTGGAAACAAAGAGTTACAATTAAATCCGGCTGGAATTACTACCTTGATGGTGGTGGGTCTTCAAGGTTCCGGTAAAACTACTTTTTGCGGAAAGCTTGCTAAAAGATTAAATGAACATAAAAGAAAAGTTCTGTTGGTTGCTGCCGATATCTACAGACCAGCAGCAATAGAACAATTAAAGCTTTTGGGTAAGCAGATAGATGTTGAAGTATTTTCACTTGAAGAAAAAGACGCAAAGAAAGTTGCCGTTGATTCGGTTAAGTTTGCAAAAGAGAAAAATATAAACACTGTTATCATTGATACTGCCGGCAGATTACACATTGATGAACAAATGATGCAGGAAGTATCAGATATAAAAAATCTCGTCAACCCAACTGAAACTTTGTTTGTCGTTGATTCAATGGCAGGACAAGATGCTGTTAATTCAGCTAAAGCTTTCAATGAAACTGTAAATTTTGATGGGATTGTCCTTACAAAACTTGATGGAGATTCGCGGGGCGGTGCTGCTCTGTCAATTAGGTCGGTAGTTGGTAAACCTATTAAGTTTATAAGTAACGGCGAAAAATTAGATAATCTGGAGGCATTTTTTCCGGAAAGATTAGCATCCCGGATATTGGGAAAAGGGGATGTGGTCTCTTTGGTAGAAAAAGCTCAGGCATCGTTTGAGGAATTTGAAGCAGAGAAACTTGAAGAAAAACTTCGTAAAAATAAATTTGATTTTGATGATTTTCTTAAGCAAATTAAAGTCATCAAGAAAATGGGTTCTTTATCTTCTTTAATCGGAATGATTCCCGGAGTCGGATCAAAGATAAAAAATTCTCAAATAGATGATAAAGCTTTGGTTAAAGTTGAAGCGATTATAAACTCGATGACAAAAGAAGAAAGAACCACTCCAAAGGTTTTAAATGGCAATAGGCGCAAAAGAATTGCCAGGGGAAGCGGAACATCAATTCAGGATGTTAACCGGTTAATAAAGCAGTTTAGTGAAATGCAGAGAATGATGAGTACTTTAAGTAAAAAGGGTATCCCCAGTTCGATGCGTAATTTTAAATTTAATTGA
- a CDS encoding KH domain-containing protein, which yields MKEFVEYIAKQLVDSPDGVIVEEKLAEEKKIVLSLKVNADDIGKVIGKQGKTAQAMRTLLTAVAAKEGKRAILEIED from the coding sequence ATGAAAGAGTTCGTTGAGTATATTGCAAAACAGCTTGTTGATAGCCCTGATGGTGTTATCGTGGAAGAGAAACTGGCTGAAGAAAAGAAAATTGTCCTTTCTCTTAAAGTCAATGCAGATGATATCGGTAAGGTAATCGGCAAACAAGGTAAAACTGCACAAGCTATGAGAACCCTTTTAACTGCGGTTGCCGCTAAGGAAGGCAAAAGAGCAATATTAGAGATTGAAGATTAA
- the rimM gene encoding ribosome maturation factor RimM (Essential for efficient processing of 16S rRNA), whose translation MNEFILIAEISSAGKDGYVKVHSKAGFDKLFDKVSEVYLDFWNQKKIFEIEDVSAGKISLYIKFKSFEDQRDISLLIGRGIYLQADKLKELNNETGLLPDIIGYKVYQKGFLSGSVIDVFQAPANDVIVLRDKNGKEILLPYVLSVFEKIDIENKILILNSDYGAGIDED comes from the coding sequence TTGAATGAATTTATTTTAATTGCTGAAATTAGTTCTGCCGGTAAAGATGGCTATGTAAAAGTCCATTCAAAAGCCGGGTTTGACAAATTGTTTGATAAAGTTTCAGAGGTGTATTTAGATTTCTGGAATCAGAAAAAGATTTTTGAAATTGAAGATGTTTCTGCTGGTAAAATATCACTTTATATTAAGTTTAAAAGCTTTGAAGATCAAAGAGATATTTCACTTTTAATTGGCAGAGGTATTTATCTGCAGGCTGATAAACTTAAAGAACTGAATAATGAAACCGGGCTTCTGCCGGATATTATTGGTTATAAAGTTTATCAGAAAGGGTTTTTATCGGGAAGTGTAATTGATGTTTTTCAAGCACCTGCAAACGATGTTATTGTGCTAAGAGATAAAAACGGAAAAGAAATTCTTTTACCGTATGTTCTTTCAGTTTTTGAAAAAATAGATATAGAAAATAAAATTTTAATCCTGAATTCTGATTATGGAGCTGGTATTGATGAGGATTGA
- the trmD gene encoding tRNA (guanosine(37)-N1)-methyltransferase TrmD has protein sequence MRIDIISAVPELLQSPLNTSIIKRAQDKKKVDLFIHNLRDYAFNKHKQIDDKPFGGGAGMVLKPEPFFECIDKLKSEIKYDHIIFTTPKGKLFDQKYANRLSLSKNLLIIAGHYKEIDDRVREYFATDEISIGNYVLTGGELPALIITDAIIRLIPGVLNDSEAALDDSFQDGEIIEAPYYTRPADYRGMKVPEVLLSGNEKEIKKWKEEQSKILTEKWRNYNKRRTI, from the coding sequence ATGAGGATTGATATTATTTCGGCAGTGCCTGAACTATTACAGAGTCCGTTAAATACAAGTATCATTAAAAGAGCTCAGGATAAAAAAAAGGTTGATCTTTTTATCCATAATCTGCGTGATTATGCTTTTAATAAGCATAAGCAGATTGATGATAAGCCTTTTGGCGGTGGTGCAGGTATGGTCTTGAAGCCTGAGCCATTTTTTGAATGTATTGATAAGTTGAAATCAGAAATAAAGTATGATCATATAATTTTTACTACTCCTAAAGGTAAATTATTTGATCAGAAATATGCAAACAGATTATCACTATCAAAAAATTTACTGATAATTGCCGGGCACTATAAAGAAATTGATGATAGAGTGCGCGAGTATTTTGCAACTGATGAAATATCAATTGGTAATTATGTGCTTACCGGCGGAGAGCTTCCGGCACTTATAATTACTGATGCAATAATTAGATTGATACCAGGTGTTCTTAATGATAGTGAAGCAGCATTGGACGATTCATTTCAGGATGGTGAAATAATTGAAGCACCATACTATACCCGACCAGCTGATTATCGCGGAATGAAGGTTCCTGAAGTTTTGTTATCAGGCAACGAAAAAGAAATTAAAAAATGGAAAGAAGAACAATCTAAAATCTTAACAGAAAAGTGGAGAAATTATAATAAACGGAGAACGATATGA
- the rplS gene encoding 50S ribosomal protein L19 gives MIDINKILPEQLKTDIPEFNPGDHIRVQVRVIEGDKERFQSFEGDVISIRGSGLSKTFTVRKMSGGIGVERIFPFNSPKIAKVEVLKQGDVRRAKLYYLRNLSGKAARIKSKKV, from the coding sequence ATGATAGATATAAATAAAATATTACCGGAACAATTAAAGACTGATATACCGGAGTTTAATCCGGGCGATCATATTCGCGTTCAGGTTAGAGTTATCGAAGGAGATAAGGAAAGGTTTCAATCTTTTGAAGGCGATGTTATAAGTATTCGCGGTTCAGGATTAAGTAAAACTTTTACTGTCAGAAAAATGTCAGGTGGTATTGGTGTCGAAAGAATATTCCCCTTTAACTCACCCAAAATTGCCAAAGTAGAAGTGCTTAAACAGGGCGATGTTAGAAGAGCAAAACTTTACTACTTAAGAAATCTCTCAGGTAAGGCTGCAAGAATTAAAAGTAAAAAAGTGTAA
- a CDS encoding T9SS type A sorting domain-containing protein: protein MKKYLYTIVLSIIFVSYTFSQNAIIANHNSAKLSIIPTNWIDSAKAKLHIAYGHTSHGSQLITGMEGLKNWKGNQYAFNEGGSNGALDIDDYAFSGASDLGNPNRTAWASATRDYLNNPSNSDVNVVIWSWCGQVSSATQADINTYLNLMNGLETDYPNVKFVYMTGHLDGSGVNGNLNQRNEQIRNYCINNNKILYDFADIESYDPDGNYYLNKNANDNCDYDSDGNGSLDKNWATDWQNSHTLNVHWYNCSAAHSKPLNGNLKAYAAWWLWSRLAGWNSATSMSDDPVLYNYSLSQNYPNPFNPNTTINWQTAAAGWLSIKLFNVLGKEIETIIDGYYEAGNHSILYTTNSTLPSGVYYYQLKAGAFTQTRKMILLK from the coding sequence ATGAAAAAATATTTATACACAATAGTACTATCAATTATTTTTGTCAGTTATACATTTTCACAAAATGCAATAATTGCAAATCACAACTCTGCAAAGCTTTCAATCATTCCAACTAACTGGATTGACTCTGCAAAAGCAAAACTTCATATTGCTTATGGACATACATCTCACGGAAGTCAGTTAATCACAGGAATGGAAGGACTAAAGAATTGGAAAGGAAATCAATATGCTTTTAATGAAGGCGGTTCAAACGGAGCATTAGATATTGATGATTATGCTTTCAGCGGTGCTTCTGATCTTGGTAACCCAAACAGAACAGCCTGGGCTTCGGCAACCAGAGATTATTTAAATAATCCATCCAACAGTGATGTGAATGTTGTTATATGGAGCTGGTGCGGACAAGTAAGTAGTGCAACTCAGGCTGATATCAATACTTATCTTAATCTTATGAATGGCTTAGAAACAGATTATCCAAATGTTAAGTTTGTTTATATGACCGGGCATCTTGATGGAAGCGGTGTTAACGGAAATCTTAATCAAAGGAACGAACAAATAAGAAATTATTGTATTAACAACAATAAAATTCTTTATGATTTTGCAGACATTGAATCTTATGACCCCGATGGAAATTATTATTTAAATAAAAATGCAAATGATAATTGCGATTATGACAGTGATGGAAACGGAAGTCTTGATAAAAACTGGGCAACAGACTGGCAGAACTCTCATACTCTAAATGTTCACTGGTATAATTGTTCAGCAGCTCATAGCAAACCACTAAACGGAAATTTAAAAGCTTATGCAGCCTGGTGGCTCTGGTCAAGGCTTGCTGGATGGAATTCAGCAACAAGCATGTCTGATGATCCGGTTTTATACAATTATTCTTTAAGTCAAAACTATCCTAATCCATTTAATCCGAATACAACTATAAACTGGCAGACAGCAGCAGCAGGTTGGCTGTCAATAAAACTTTTTAATGTATTAGGAAAAGAAATTGAAACGATAATTGATGGATATTACGAAGCCGGTAATCACTCTATACTTTACACAACAAATTCTACATTACCAAGTGGAGTATATTATTATCAGTTAAAGGCGGGTGCGTTTACACAAACAAGAAAAATGATCCTTTTAAAATAA
- a CDS encoding 3-phosphoglycerate dehydrogenase, with translation MKLKVLVADKFPEKYIQQMKDLDLEVIYNPKLGEKDIPEAGKDVDIIIVRSTVVNEEAINNSNKLNLIIRAGSGVNNINIAAANKKGVYVANCPGMNSIAVAELAVGLMIAIDRRIADNVSDFRNGKWNKAEYSKADGLFGKTLGVVGTGQIGIEVINRVKSFGINIIAWSRSLTNEKAELLGVEKCQSLEDLFSRADIVSVHLAQTADTKKLINKNLISKLKKGAYFINTSRAGVVDEDALIEAAKEEKIFLGLDVFNNEPEGKDGDFTTPLQGLKKVYLTHHIGASTEQAQDAVADETVRIINDFINSGVIRNWVNRIKKSPAKYQLVVKHFDKPGVLAGVLELLKAGNINVEEIENVIFDGAIAASCTMKLKDAATDSMLKKMNENPDLISVSQVEI, from the coding sequence ATGAAACTTAAAGTACTGGTAGCAGATAAATTTCCTGAAAAATACATTCAGCAAATGAAAGACCTTGATTTGGAAGTAATCTACAATCCAAAACTTGGCGAAAAAGATATTCCGGAGGCTGGTAAGGATGTTGATATCATCATCGTTCGCTCAACAGTAGTTAATGAGGAGGCTATTAACAACTCCAATAAATTAAATCTGATAATCCGTGCAGGTTCCGGAGTAAATAACATCAATATTGCTGCAGCAAATAAAAAAGGTGTTTATGTTGCCAACTGTCCCGGGATGAATTCAATTGCAGTAGCAGAGCTTGCAGTGGGATTAATGATCGCAATTGATAGAAGAATTGCCGATAATGTTAGCGACTTCCGTAATGGGAAATGGAATAAAGCCGAATATTCAAAAGCAGATGGTCTGTTTGGAAAAACACTTGGTGTTGTTGGCACTGGTCAGATAGGTATCGAAGTAATTAATCGGGTAAAATCTTTTGGGATTAATATAATTGCCTGGTCCCGTTCTCTGACAAATGAGAAAGCTGAGCTGTTAGGAGTTGAAAAATGTCAATCACTTGAAGATCTTTTCTCAAGAGCTGATATAGTATCGGTTCATCTTGCACAAACTGCGGATACTAAAAAATTAATAAACAAGAACCTGATCAGTAAATTGAAAAAAGGTGCTTACTTTATAAATACTTCAAGAGCTGGTGTAGTTGATGAAGATGCTTTAATTGAAGCTGCAAAAGAAGAAAAAATCTTTCTTGGTCTTGATGTATTTAATAACGAACCCGAAGGAAAAGATGGAGACTTTACTACTCCGCTACAGGGACTGAAAAAGGTATATCTAACTCATCATATCGGAGCTTCTACAGAACAAGCACAGGATGCAGTTGCAGATGAAACTGTTAGAATTATAAACGATTTTATTAATTCAGGAGTAATCAGAAACTGGGTTAACAGAATTAAAAAATCACCGGCAAAATATCAGCTTGTCGTTAAGCATTTTGATAAACCGGGTGTTTTAGCAGGTGTGCTTGAACTTCTGAAAGCTGGAAATATTAATGTTGAAGAAATTGAAAACGTGATCTTTGATGGTGCAATTGCTGCCAGCTGCACTATGAAATTAAAGGATGCCGCAACTGATAGTATGCTTAAAAAAATGAATGAAAATCCGGATCTGATAAGTGTTAGTCAGGTTGAAATCTAA